The Methanolacinia petrolearia DSM 11571 genome has a segment encoding these proteins:
- a CDS encoding UDP-glucose dehydrogenase family protein, with product MKISVVGGGYVGLITGACLAEKGHHVTIIDIDKEKINAINSARPPIYEKGLEELLARHSGKNLLASTGYESVRDSEISIICVGTPMGEDGSADLKYIVSAAESIGRELKNSGVYHVVTVKSTVPPGTTSGIVVPAVMSASGNNPNIGFAMNPEFLREGIAVDDFMNPDRVVIGSDDKKSGDLVESLYSDFNIRILRTGLVSAEMIKYASNSFLATKISFSNEVGNICKSFGIDVYEVMEGVGLDHRISPYFLNAGCGFGGSCFPKDVSALIHLAKSKGVDPVLLRSVLKVNEVQPLLIIEILKKRLGDLNGKRIAVLGLAFKGDTDDIRDSRAVPAIERLIMEGVDVHAFDPMANENMKAVFPEITYHDSAAGALENADGCLVMTEWPEFSRLDKEFDKMKKRVIIEGRRILSIPDAEGICW from the coding sequence GTGAAAATATCCGTTGTCGGAGGAGGATATGTAGGCCTGATAACCGGCGCATGTCTTGCTGAAAAAGGTCATCATGTCACTATTATCGATATCGACAAAGAAAAGATCAATGCAATAAACTCAGCCCGACCCCCGATATATGAAAAAGGACTTGAAGAACTGCTTGCCCGCCATTCAGGGAAAAATCTTTTGGCAAGCACCGGATATGAATCCGTCAGGGATTCGGAGATCTCTATTATCTGCGTGGGCACTCCTATGGGAGAGGACGGTTCTGCAGATCTGAAATATATCGTATCCGCTGCGGAATCGATAGGAAGAGAACTGAAGAATTCCGGCGTCTATCATGTAGTTACGGTCAAAAGCACCGTTCCGCCCGGCACCACCTCCGGCATTGTCGTTCCGGCAGTCATGAGCGCTTCGGGAAACAATCCCAATATCGGATTCGCGATGAATCCCGAATTTTTAAGAGAAGGAATAGCTGTTGATGACTTCATGAATCCCGACAGGGTAGTGATAGGAAGTGACGATAAAAAGTCCGGCGATCTTGTCGAATCGCTGTACTCTGATTTCAATATAAGGATTCTAAGAACAGGCCTTGTTTCCGCTGAAATGATCAAATATGCATCGAATTCATTCCTCGCGACGAAGATCTCGTTCTCGAACGAGGTTGGAAATATCTGCAAAAGCTTTGGGATAGATGTATACGAGGTCATGGAAGGCGTAGGGCTCGATCACAGGATATCTCCCTATTTCCTCAATGCAGGGTGCGGATTCGGCGGGAGCTGTTTCCCGAAGGATGTCTCTGCCTTAATCCACCTTGCAAAGTCGAAGGGTGTTGACCCTGTTCTCCTCCGGTCGGTTCTTAAAGTCAATGAGGTTCAGCCGCTCCTGATTATCGAGATCCTTAAAAAACGCCTGGGTGACCTGAACGGAAAACGCATCGCGGTTCTCGGTCTTGCGTTCAAAGGGGATACGGATGATATCCGTGATTCAAGGGCAGTGCCCGCGATAGAGAGACTGATCATGGAAGGTGTCGATGTCCATGCCTTTGATCCTATGGCGAATGAGAATATGAAAGCCGTATTCCCGGAAATTACATATCACGATTCTGCAGCTGGTGCACTGGAAAATGCAGACGGGTGCCTCGTTATGACCGAATGGCCGGAATTTTCCCGGCTGGATAAGGAGTTTGATAAAATGAAGAAAAGAGTAATAATAGAAGGAAGGCGGATTTTGTCGATTCCTGATGCAGAGGGAATATGCTGGTAA
- a CDS encoding vWA domain-containing protein: MTLEDIVEIAYPQQPHCPTILILDTSGSMMVNDKIAKLNEGIALFKDEIGKDELARKRVDLAVLSFGQKVNVIQDFTSIEEFEPEELVADGLTPMGEAIKKAVEMLGSRKDEYKKEGIDYYRPWIFLITDGEPTDMYEGDEMWKEVTNLVHEGEKAGKFLFFAVGVEDADLETLAKIAPPTRTPVKLKDNNFKDMFLWLSKSQAKVSASGVGEQIVLEDPIMFGWAEIPTF; the protein is encoded by the coding sequence ATGACACTTGAAGATATTGTTGAAATTGCATATCCCCAGCAGCCGCACTGCCCGACGATCCTGATACTCGACACATCGGGATCGATGATGGTGAATGACAAAATAGCCAAGCTGAATGAAGGGATTGCACTGTTTAAAGATGAGATCGGGAAGGACGAACTTGCCAGGAAAAGAGTCGACCTTGCGGTTCTGAGTTTCGGCCAGAAAGTAAACGTGATCCAGGACTTTACATCCATAGAGGAGTTTGAACCGGAAGAGCTCGTTGCCGACGGTCTGACCCCGATGGGGGAGGCAATTAAAAAAGCCGTTGAGATGCTCGGCAGCAGGAAAGACGAGTACAAGAAAGAGGGGATCGACTACTACAGGCCGTGGATCTTCCTGATAACGGACGGAGAGCCTACCGATATGTACGAGGGCGACGAGATGTGGAAGGAAGTCACGAATCTAGTCCATGAAGGTGAAAAAGCCGGGAAATTCCTCTTCTTTGCAGTGGGCGTGGAGGATGCGGATCTTGAGACACTCGCAAAGATCGCACCCCCGACAAGGACGCCCGTAAAACTGAAGGACAACAACTTCAAAGACATGTTCCTCTGGCTCTCGAAGAGTCAGGCGAAGGTCTCTGCCTCCGGTGTCGGGGAGCAGATCGTCCTCGAAGACCCGATAATGTTTGGCTGGGCTGAGATTCCTACATTCTGA
- a CDS encoding ATP-binding response regulator, with product MAAIKVLIAEDEIVLAMGIEKSLKSFGYEVVGKVTRGENAIMMAIDKKPDIILMDIHLEGKVDGIEAAKEIHKKLNIPIIFLTAFSDEETFKKAIEAAPYGYLGKPFRPDDMRTTIEIAISRYRAENAEKALKISEKKYELIFNAMMNGFVLYECITDKTGNPSDLKVLDVNPSFERIIGFKKEEILGKTILEVLPDWPEEWIMELGDIGFGGDQISSSRYVSPIKKHLQYNAFSSERGKVATTFSDISDVVRLKQNEKETLLQIERNLEQLAILNDEIRNPLQIISGFTQIDNCEHAAKILEQVAAIDKLVNLIDQRWLESEKIRDFLRKHYDYI from the coding sequence ATGGCGGCAATAAAAGTTCTCATAGCTGAAGATGAAATCGTCCTGGCGATGGGAATAGAAAAATCCCTGAAATCGTTCGGTTACGAAGTGGTGGGAAAAGTAACCCGGGGGGAAAACGCCATAATGATGGCCATCGATAAAAAACCCGATATAATACTGATGGACATCCACCTTGAAGGAAAGGTCGACGGGATAGAGGCAGCAAAAGAGATTCATAAAAAACTCAATATCCCGATTATTTTTTTAACAGCCTTCAGCGATGAAGAGACATTTAAAAAAGCAATAGAAGCCGCCCCTTATGGATATCTCGGCAAGCCGTTCAGGCCCGATGACATGCGTACTACAATAGAGATCGCGATAAGCAGGTACAGGGCCGAAAACGCTGAAAAGGCACTTAAAATATCAGAAAAAAAATATGAACTGATCTTCAACGCGATGATGAACGGTTTTGTACTCTATGAGTGCATAACAGATAAAACAGGTAATCCTTCTGATTTAAAGGTTCTTGACGTCAATCCGTCCTTTGAAAGGATCATCGGGTTTAAAAAGGAAGAAATTCTTGGGAAAACCATACTTGAGGTCTTACCCGACTGGCCCGAAGAATGGATAATGGAACTGGGAGATATCGGTTTCGGGGGAGACCAGATCAGCAGTTCCAGGTATGTAAGTCCGATAAAAAAGCACCTGCAATATAACGCTTTCAGCTCTGAACGCGGCAAAGTGGCAACTACCTTTTCGGACATCTCGGATGTTGTCAGGCTGAAACAGAATGAAAAAGAAACGCTCCTGCAGATTGAGAGAAATCTCGAACAACTGGCAATATTAAATGATGAAATCAGAAACCCGCTCCAGATTATCTCCGGTTTTACGCAGATCGACAACTGCGAACATGCAGCCAAGATCCTCGAACAGGTAGCCGCGATAGATAAACTTGTAAATCTCATAGACCAGAGATGGCTGGAATCCGAAAAGATCAGGGATTTCCTAAGGAAACACTACGATTATATTTAG
- a CDS encoding PP2C family serine/threonine-protein phosphatase encodes MPVFGGKTTGSSHIKKGVPCQDAFRSEKIDSGEIIVAVADGLGSAEHSEIGAKIAVNTAVDKIKSLFTNIDGYGIPAAALMKNRDIIAEAFSASRTALEDFAGDNGYPLRKLACTLIVAFTWEGYLTTGHIGDGAVTALIEDEIRIISDPGNSEYVNEVTPLTSGKIEDNIRINENIPDVRVFAAFTDGCQRAFLVRKNGEYLPYEPFFRPIFTYAKDVADEEEASGEIVRFLESDKMNENSDDDKTLVIAVPEKGEDHPV; translated from the coding sequence ATGCCCGTCTTCGGAGGAAAAACGACAGGGAGCTCGCATATAAAAAAAGGTGTTCCCTGTCAGGATGCATTTCGCAGCGAAAAGATCGACAGCGGAGAGATCATCGTAGCTGTTGCCGACGGCCTGGGCAGTGCGGAACATTCGGAGATCGGTGCAAAAATTGCAGTAAATACTGCTGTAGACAAGATAAAATCTCTTTTCACAAACATTGACGGGTATGGAATCCCTGCCGCAGCCCTGATGAAAAACCGGGATATAATAGCGGAAGCATTCTCTGCCTCAAGAACCGCACTAGAGGATTTTGCCGGAGATAACGGGTACCCACTGAGAAAACTGGCATGCACCCTGATTGTAGCATTTACCTGGGAAGGCTATCTGACAACCGGCCATATCGGCGATGGTGCCGTGACTGCACTGATCGAAGACGAGATCAGGATAATCTCAGATCCCGGCAACTCGGAATATGTAAACGAGGTAACTCCTCTGACTTCCGGGAAGATAGAAGATAATATCAGGATAAATGAAAATATCCCGGATGTCAGAGTATTCGCGGCATTTACCGACGGATGCCAGCGGGCATTTTTAGTGAGAAAAAACGGGGAATATCTCCCATATGAACCTTTTTTCCGGCCGATCTTCACCTATGCAAAAGATGTAGCTGATGAAGAAGAAGCATCAGGAGAGATCGTCAGGTTCCTTGAATCGGATAAGATGAATGAAAACTCCGATGATGACAAGACACTTGTAATAGCCGTTCCTGAAAAAGGGGAGGATCACCCCGTATGA
- a CDS encoding helix-hairpin-helix domain-containing protein, translated as MIPEKIEVFDNSGKKIRLIFTGKSGGEGAIYAIEKEKDSCAKIFFKTGISEELHEKIRTMVKYPPGGGLTKPADEISSSSIAWPSSPLYMADNGKRRFVGYSMPKIDTGMFRESHMYYDPGDRLKMLGGSFSWQYLMTAAYNISFVVSKIHEIGHCVGDFSPRNILIARTAAVSFIDCDSFQVYNPETGRIFYTKVGTGELLPPELMGKNFRQEEITRHNSDLFALGIMIFRLLMNGAHPYQAAGKDVWDLPTIEQKTLRGIYPYVPQKGKDIRPPRYASAYGVVPPCIRDLFLECFVKGHGDPLKRPSADDWCRCLAEEIKKLKRCGTNPNHWYGGHLKECPWCELSRRGGKDLFPCTKTKIKAGENRQIAHSVSGPAQIKSCLIQCDPRHFSFRTDSCTTVKGKIEVEISGCKDGILSVGRDAEWITDIRKTGESGNKKTFEFVIEPSQIPNKKEGIRNRANILLRAASETKKIPVEIGFFLRPLCEPEIRKIILRGIDLRNPAEIQFSLRNAGEGTLTGTAETDREWLKISPESFSAGDRQEFRIKILPEKSRKSLIHGNLIFKTNGGNLKVPLFASETLSCS; from the coding sequence ATGATCCCGGAAAAGATTGAAGTCTTCGATAACTCCGGAAAGAAGATACGGCTGATCTTTACAGGCAAAAGTGGCGGAGAAGGGGCCATATACGCCATTGAAAAGGAGAAAGATTCCTGTGCAAAGATATTTTTCAAAACCGGAATCTCCGAAGAGCTCCATGAAAAGATCAGGACGATGGTGAAATACCCGCCCGGTGGAGGACTCACGAAACCTGCAGACGAGATCTCCTCAAGTTCAATAGCATGGCCCTCTTCGCCCCTGTACATGGCCGATAATGGCAAACGCAGATTTGTCGGCTATTCAATGCCTAAAATAGATACAGGGATGTTCAGGGAATCGCACATGTATTATGATCCCGGCGACCGGCTTAAAATGCTTGGCGGGTCATTCTCGTGGCAGTACCTCATGACAGCCGCATACAACATCTCGTTTGTCGTCTCAAAGATCCACGAAATCGGGCATTGCGTAGGGGACTTTAGCCCGAGAAATATCCTGATAGCACGAACAGCTGCGGTATCGTTCATCGACTGTGACTCCTTCCAGGTATATAACCCCGAAACCGGCAGAATCTTCTACACAAAGGTCGGAACAGGCGAACTCCTTCCCCCCGAACTGATGGGAAAAAACTTCAGGCAGGAGGAGATTACCAGGCACAACTCAGATCTCTTTGCACTGGGGATAATGATCTTCAGACTGCTCATGAACGGTGCACACCCCTACCAGGCGGCAGGAAAAGATGTCTGGGACCTCCCGACAATAGAACAGAAAACCCTGAGAGGGATCTATCCATATGTTCCGCAGAAGGGAAAGGACATCCGGCCGCCAAGATATGCATCTGCATATGGAGTCGTCCCCCCGTGCATCAGGGACCTTTTTTTGGAATGTTTTGTCAAAGGGCATGGAGATCCGCTCAAAAGACCTTCAGCTGACGACTGGTGCAGGTGCCTCGCTGAAGAGATCAAAAAACTGAAAAGATGCGGCACAAACCCCAACCACTGGTACGGAGGGCACCTTAAGGAATGCCCCTGGTGCGAACTATCCCGGCGTGGAGGTAAAGATCTCTTTCCCTGCACAAAAACAAAGATCAAAGCAGGAGAGAACAGGCAGATCGCCCATTCAGTCTCCGGCCCCGCCCAGATAAAATCCTGCCTCATCCAATGCGATCCCCGGCACTTCAGTTTCAGGACGGACTCCTGCACCACTGTCAAAGGAAAAATCGAAGTGGAGATCTCAGGCTGCAAAGACGGAATACTTTCAGTCGGAAGAGACGCGGAATGGATCACCGACATCCGGAAGACAGGAGAATCAGGGAATAAAAAGACCTTTGAATTTGTCATCGAACCATCACAAATTCCCAATAAAAAAGAGGGCATCAGGAACAGGGCAAATATCCTGCTGAGGGCAGCATCCGAGACAAAAAAAATTCCCGTAGAGATTGGCTTTTTCCTTCGGCCCCTATGCGAACCGGAAATCCGAAAGATAATCCTGAGAGGAATCGATCTTAGAAACCCGGCGGAAATTCAGTTCTCATTAAGAAATGCGGGAGAAGGAACCCTTACCGGTACCGCAGAGACGGACAGGGAATGGCTGAAGATCAGCCCGGAATCATTCTCCGCAGGAGACAGGCAGGAATTCAGGATAAAAATTCTCCCGGAAAAATCACGCAAATCACTGATTCACGGGAATCTGATCTTCAAAACAAATGGCGGGAATCTTAAAGTTCCTCTTTTCGCTTCTGAAACTCTCTCGTGCTCCTAG